One segment of Desulfosudis oleivorans Hxd3 DNA contains the following:
- a CDS encoding 2-hydroxyacyl-CoA dehydratase subunit D — translation MPRKTPTPFDALLEEPVNSLAEQAMDEGRIAIGYTCSYVPSVLLSVPPLFPLRLRAPGAAGTELADIYMSNLTCSYTRSLLEFAMDYRYQALGGFVHTAGCDHMRRLHDNLTYLMPPSFSHILDIPHRTGEEGLAWYRQDIKALAEKLESHFGVSMSSDALKAAIADHNLLIKKIQAVSDLRKAEQPVISGAEFHCLLMAAVTSPAHLIGPRIDTFFDHLAQRPPIEDARARLMIVGGQMDNPRFIETIESAGALVVADRTCTGSLFGAAPIDETEADPLDAIARHGLFSPGCPRMMEDFDRRLSRILEAAKAFRVDGIIVEFIKFCDTWGVEAASLVPALRDAGFRVLSLEREYAATGMGQLQTRIQAFLESMGK, via the coding sequence ATGCCGAGAAAGACCCCCACCCCCTTTGATGCCCTGCTGGAGGAGCCGGTCAACAGCCTGGCCGAGCAGGCCATGGACGAAGGCCGCATTGCCATCGGCTACACATGCAGTTACGTGCCGTCGGTTCTGCTGTCGGTGCCACCCCTGTTTCCCTTGCGCCTGCGGGCCCCCGGCGCCGCCGGCACCGAGCTGGCTGACATCTACATGTCCAACCTCACCTGCTCCTACACCCGCAGCCTGCTTGAGTTTGCCATGGACTACCGCTACCAGGCCCTGGGGGGTTTTGTTCATACCGCCGGGTGTGACCACATGCGGCGGCTTCACGACAACCTGACCTACCTGATGCCGCCGTCCTTTAGCCATATTCTGGACATTCCCCACCGGACCGGCGAAGAGGGCCTGGCCTGGTACAGGCAGGACATAAAGGCCCTGGCTGAAAAACTGGAAAGCCATTTCGGCGTCTCCATGTCTTCAGACGCCCTGAAGGCCGCCATTGCCGACCACAACCTTCTGATAAAAAAGATACAGGCCGTCTCCGACCTGCGCAAGGCCGAGCAGCCGGTGATTTCCGGTGCCGAATTTCACTGCCTGCTGATGGCGGCCGTCACCTCGCCGGCCCACCTGATCGGTCCCCGGATCGACACCTTTTTTGATCACCTGGCCCAGAGGCCGCCCATTGAGGATGCGCGGGCCCGGCTGATGATCGTGGGGGGCCAGATGGACAACCCCCGGTTTATCGAGACCATCGAATCCGCCGGCGCCCTGGTGGTGGCGGACCGCACCTGCACCGGGTCCCTTTTCGGCGCCGCCCCCATTGATGAGACGGAAGCCGATCCCCTGGACGCCATTGCCCGTCACGGGCTTTTTTCTCCGGGTTGCCCCCGCATGATGGAAGATTTTGACCGGCGGCTTTCCCGCATTCTTGAAGCGGCAAAAGCATTCCGCGTTGACGGGATCATCGTTGAGTTTATCAAATTTTGCGACACCTGGGGCGTGGAAGCCGCCTCCCTGGTGCCGGCCCTGCGAGATGCCGGCTTTCGGGTCCTCTCCCTGGAAAGAGAGTATGCCGCCACCGGCATGGGCCAGCTTCAGACACGCATTCAGGCCTTTCTGGAAAGCATGGGAAAATAA
- a CDS encoding acyl-CoA dehydratase activase, translated as MDKELFCAGCDVGSTTGKAVILKGNTLVGSAIVQSEIDPEQTATSVLEAACRQVPELSGIDRIDWLVGTGYGRNEVPFANENLSEITCHASGVFFCNPAVRTVIDIGGQDVKAIATDETGRVREFVMNDKCAAGTGRFLEMMSRIFKMDLDGFSELSLQAKSVIPITSQCSVFAETEVISLLSKKRPAPDIAAGIFASIAKRGFTLLKRVGITPEVTLTGGCAKSRGLIIHLERLLRTKLAPLSIDPQLMGALGAAAEASKSVARTRATARA; from the coding sequence ATGGACAAAGAACTTTTTTGCGCCGGCTGCGACGTGGGCTCCACCACGGGAAAGGCCGTTATTCTTAAAGGAAACACCCTTGTGGGCTCGGCCATCGTTCAGAGCGAAATCGACCCGGAACAGACCGCCACCAGCGTACTGGAAGCGGCGTGCCGCCAGGTGCCGGAACTTTCCGGCATCGACCGGATCGACTGGCTGGTGGGCACCGGCTACGGCCGCAACGAAGTGCCCTTTGCCAATGAAAACCTGTCGGAAATCACCTGCCACGCCTCGGGCGTATTCTTCTGCAACCCGGCGGTGCGCACGGTGATCGACATCGGGGGCCAGGACGTAAAGGCCATTGCCACGGACGAAACCGGCCGGGTAAGAGAGTTTGTGATGAACGACAAGTGCGCCGCCGGCACCGGCCGCTTTCTGGAGATGATGAGCCGGATCTTTAAAATGGACCTGGACGGGTTTTCCGAGCTTTCCCTTCAGGCCAAAAGCGTGATTCCCATCACCTCCCAGTGCAGCGTGTTTGCCGAAACCGAGGTGATCAGCCTGTTGAGCAAAAAACGGCCGGCCCCGGACATTGCCGCCGGCATTTTCGCCTCCATTGCCAAGCGGGGGTTTACCCTGCTCAAGCGGGTGGGCATCACGCCGGAGGTGACCCTTACCGGCGGCTGCGCCAAAAGCCGGGGCCTGATTATTCACCTGGAGCGGCTGCTGCGCACAAAGCTGGCGCCCCTTTCCATAGACCCTCAGTTGATGGGGGCCCTGGGAGCGGCGGCCGAGGCGTCCAAAAGCGTGGCCCGGACCAGGGCGACGGCGCGCGCATAA
- a CDS encoding ATP-binding protein produces the protein MTTNASKPSNTTILFAVCGKGGVGKTSISAALVKLLCDRPGAKVLAIDADPAVGLASALGMAPGRTIDDIRTALIKDVRDGSGVDKQELLSRIDYDVFEAIEEKGNLGFLAIGRPETEGCYCRVNSFLKEIINTTAHHFDFVVIDGEAGIEQVNRRVMDAVDYLLLVSDASAKGLNVVSEIQKTAARTVKFKKAALVLNRIRTPEEAEAAISRTDLETAGWIPEDDTIRDFDIQGKSILDLPPCPALTAIDKILDRILKG, from the coding sequence ATGACCACAAACGCATCCAAACCATCGAATACGACCATCCTCTTTGCCGTGTGCGGCAAGGGGGGCGTGGGAAAAACATCGATCAGCGCCGCCCTTGTCAAGCTGCTGTGCGACCGGCCCGGCGCAAAGGTGCTGGCCATTGACGCGGACCCGGCCGTGGGCCTGGCCTCGGCCCTGGGCATGGCCCCCGGCCGTACCATCGACGACATCCGCACGGCCCTGATAAAAGATGTCCGCGACGGATCGGGGGTGGACAAGCAGGAGCTGCTCTCCCGCATTGATTACGACGTGTTTGAGGCCATCGAGGAAAAGGGCAACCTGGGATTTCTGGCCATCGGCCGGCCCGAAACAGAGGGGTGCTACTGCCGGGTCAACAGCTTTTTAAAAGAGATCATCAACACCACGGCCCACCATTTTGATTTTGTGGTCATTGACGGCGAGGCCGGTATTGAGCAGGTCAACCGCCGGGTCATGGACGCGGTGGACTATCTGCTCCTGGTGTCCGACGCCTCTGCCAAGGGGCTCAACGTGGTTTCCGAAATTCAAAAGACCGCGGCCCGCACCGTGAAGTTCAAAAAAGCGGCCCTGGTCTTGAATCGCATTCGCACTCCCGAAGAGGCCGAAGCCGCCATCTCCCGCACCGACCTTGAAACCGCCGGCTGGATTCCGGAAGACGACACCATCCGCGACTTTGACATTCAGGGAAAATCGATCCTGGATCTTCCCCCCTGCCCTGCCCTGACGGCCATCGATAAAATCCTGGACCGGATTTTGAAGGGTTAA
- a CDS encoding acyl-CoA dehydratase activase yields the protein MITAGCDIGSLTAKAVVLKDGKIVGHQVIRVKTNPAESANEVIRLAAEKAGIPISDITATVGTGYGKEHINFASSTCSEISCHAKGAWWNLPSVRTIIDIGGQDAKAIRIDEQGNVARYIYNDKCAAGTGRFLEVMAKALEVDLADMGALSARSTERIRISNQCVIFAETEVVSLINEGRETCDIICGLHHAMANRVASLAKSIEVHEEVVMTGGVAKNSGMFNALSEGLGVTVKALPVDPQINGALGAALFAAELAAGK from the coding sequence ATGATTACAGCAGGCTGCGACATCGGCTCCCTCACCGCCAAGGCAGTCGTTCTAAAGGACGGAAAAATTGTGGGCCACCAGGTGATCCGTGTGAAAACCAACCCTGCCGAATCCGCCAACGAAGTGATCCGGCTGGCCGCTGAAAAGGCCGGTATTCCCATTTCCGACATCACGGCCACGGTGGGCACCGGCTATGGAAAAGAGCATATCAACTTTGCCAGTTCCACCTGCTCCGAAATATCGTGTCATGCCAAGGGGGCCTGGTGGAACCTGCCCTCGGTCCGCACCATCATCGACATCGGGGGCCAGGACGCCAAGGCCATCCGTATCGACGAGCAGGGCAATGTGGCCCGCTATATCTACAACGACAAGTGCGCCGCCGGCACCGGTCGCTTCCTGGAGGTGATGGCCAAGGCCCTGGAAGTGGACCTGGCCGACATGGGGGCGCTTTCGGCGCGCTCCACGGAAAGAATCCGCATCTCCAACCAGTGCGTGATATTTGCCGAAACCGAAGTGGTTTCCCTGATCAACGAAGGACGGGAAACCTGCGATATCATCTGCGGCCTTCACCATGCCATGGCCAACCGCGTGGCCTCCCTGGCCAAAAGCATCGAGGTGCATGAGGAGGTGGTGATGACCGGCGGGGTTGCCAAAAACAGCGGCATGTTCAACGCCCTTTCCGAAGGGCTGGGGGTTACCGTCAAGGCCCTGCCCGTGGATCCCCAGATCAACGGGGCCCTGGGCGCGGCCCTGTTCGCGGCCGAATTGGCAGCCGGCAAATAG
- a CDS encoding 2-hydroxyacyl-CoA dehydratase subunit D: MNRLRRNYLHASFVAGNWTAIAGMALRNGLFKTLLKDMPRYPWMKTLLRANLLLDKFGKDRDDAYFEATRLVTRYIIRGFVELLDDMFQRGDRLIIHEDMVPPEIFRAMNLTPFMAELLGISLPIIDPYAVEEYIDLSENAGVPPDICSLPKSTMGFALADQFPPALALVASNLPCDGGMASYTVMERKLNLPTVRIDIPHHFYNDRARTYFVSELRRMITWLEANTPGKMDWDKLAAICEERNRMVEHELELWEMLQTRPAPLAAEPVYLSHLWGSNVQPGHPASTRIFKQLSDLARKNIDAGKGALKDEKYRILLWNPPLLHASDLFNWAETAYGASLIIDSMSYNSREPYIDTSSEEAMLYGLGLNIMEGPMARHTRGPAANYTEDIFDMAKRFDIDMLWVAGHVGCKNTAALNGMLREKCREHGLPMLIINYDLSDPRVVSNAGILEQINHFMENIMGAKRRDAA; this comes from the coding sequence ATGAACCGACTCCGCCGAAACTATCTTCACGCCTCTTTTGTGGCCGGCAACTGGACCGCCATCGCCGGCATGGCCCTTCGCAACGGCCTTTTCAAGACCCTGTTAAAAGACATGCCCCGCTACCCCTGGATGAAAACCCTGCTGCGGGCCAACCTGCTGTTAGATAAATTCGGCAAGGATCGCGACGACGCCTACTTTGAGGCCACGCGCCTGGTGACCCGGTATATTATCCGGGGTTTTGTAGAGCTGCTGGACGACATGTTCCAGCGCGGGGACCGGCTGATCATCCATGAAGACATGGTGCCCCCGGAAATCTTCCGGGCCATGAACCTTACCCCGTTCATGGCCGAACTGCTGGGCATCTCCCTGCCCATCATCGACCCTTATGCAGTGGAGGAATACATCGACCTGTCGGAAAACGCCGGCGTGCCCCCGGACATCTGCAGCCTGCCCAAAAGCACCATGGGGTTCGCCCTGGCCGACCAGTTTCCCCCGGCCCTGGCCCTGGTGGCCTCCAACCTGCCCTGTGACGGCGGCATGGCCTCCTACACCGTAATGGAACGGAAGCTAAACCTGCCCACCGTCCGCATCGACATTCCCCACCATTTTTACAACGACCGGGCACGGACCTACTTTGTGAGCGAACTCCGGCGCATGATCACCTGGCTGGAAGCCAACACTCCCGGAAAAATGGACTGGGACAAGCTGGCCGCCATCTGCGAAGAGCGCAACAGGATGGTGGAACATGAACTGGAACTTTGGGAGATGCTTCAGACCCGGCCGGCCCCGCTGGCCGCCGAACCGGTCTACCTGAGCCACCTGTGGGGTTCCAACGTCCAGCCCGGCCACCCGGCCAGCACCCGCATCTTTAAACAGCTGAGCGATCTTGCCCGCAAAAACATCGACGCCGGTAAAGGGGCCCTGAAAGATGAGAAGTACCGGATCCTGCTGTGGAACCCGCCCCTGCTGCATGCCAGCGACCTGTTCAACTGGGCCGAAACCGCCTACGGGGCCTCGCTGATCATCGACAGCATGTCCTACAACAGCCGGGAACCTTACATCGACACCTCCTCCGAAGAGGCCATGCTTTACGGCCTGGGCCTGAACATCATGGAAGGCCCCATGGCCCGCCACACCCGGGGCCCGGCCGCCAACTACACGGAAGACATATTCGACATGGCCAAGCGGTTTGACATCGACATGCTCTGGGTGGCCGGCCACGTGGGGTGCAAAAACACCGCGGCCTTAAACGGCATGCTGCGGGAAAAATGCCGGGAACACGGCCTTCCCATGCTCATAATCAATTACGACCTGAGCGACCCGCGCGTCGTCTCCAATGCCGGCATACTGGAGCAGATCAACCATTTTATGGAAAATATCATGGGCGCCAAACGCCGGGATGCGGCATGA
- a CDS encoding M50 family metallopeptidase, which produces MYAVIFTSILIHEIGHVIGALAVNLHIDEVKVGFIGFRKRRGKFRLHFYKNAFSGHVKRIEPDNTIPLKKEFIFSVSGISANLIFGALLLSAYHYRNNNDLRELLMIFGAVSIFIGVINLIPFKLKRLNLISDGLRLIVVLARWLTGVDQPNKAAQKDNQG; this is translated from the coding sequence ATGTATGCGGTCATATTTACTTCCATCTTAATTCATGAGATTGGACATGTCATAGGTGCGCTGGCCGTGAATCTTCACATTGATGAAGTTAAAGTGGGTTTTATTGGCTTTCGAAAGAGAAGAGGAAAATTCCGATTACATTTTTATAAGAATGCTTTCTCTGGTCATGTTAAACGAATTGAACCAGACAATACGATTCCTCTTAAAAAAGAGTTTATCTTTTCAGTTTCAGGAATATCTGCCAATTTAATATTTGGCGCTTTATTGCTTTCTGCATACCATTATCGTAATAACAATGACTTGCGTGAACTACTGATGATCTTTGGTGCTGTCTCTATCTTTATAGGGGTTATTAACTTGATCCCATTTAAATTAAAACGCTTGAATTTAATTTCAGATGGCTTACGTTTGATTGTCGTTTTAGCTCGTTGGTTGACCGGAGTGGACCAGCCTAACAAGGCAGCTCAAAAAGACAACCAGGGCTAG